In Achromobacter xylosoxidans A8, a single window of DNA contains:
- the dnaN gene encoding DNA polymerase III subunit beta: protein MQLVQTTRDALLKPLSTVAGIVERRHTLPILANILMRKEGNKVAFIATDLEVQITTHADFGVGQDNESTTVAARKLLDILKALPDTGDVRLALASNKLSVQSAKSRFALQTLAASEFPTVAQPEQWDVSLTMPQRTLRHLFNMVHFAMAQQDIRYYLNGMLLVFEPGRVRAVATDGHRLAHCSTEADGISERHEVIVPRKTVLEMQRLLEDSDEPVSIDVAPGQIRFRFGDVELVSKLVEGKFPDFTRVIPTNYTRHFLVNREALQGSLQRAAILTTDKFKGVRLQLAQNQMKISSSNAEQEEAQEEIDIDYGHEALDVGFNVGYLLDVLANVKVDNIQWSVMPDANASALITLPEDDQFKYVVMPMRI, encoded by the coding sequence ATGCAACTCGTACAAACCACACGCGATGCATTGCTGAAACCGCTATCGACTGTGGCGGGCATCGTCGAAAGACGCCATACCCTGCCCATTCTGGCGAACATCCTGATGCGCAAGGAAGGCAACAAGGTTGCCTTCATTGCGACCGACCTGGAAGTACAGATCACCACCCATGCCGATTTCGGCGTGGGTCAAGACAACGAATCCACCACGGTCGCCGCGCGCAAGCTGCTGGACATCCTGAAGGCCCTGCCGGACACCGGCGACGTGCGCCTGGCGCTGGCCAGCAACAAGCTGTCGGTACAGTCGGCCAAGAGCCGTTTCGCGCTGCAGACGCTGGCTGCCAGCGAATTCCCCACCGTGGCTCAGCCCGAGCAGTGGGACGTGTCGCTGACCATGCCGCAGCGCACGCTGCGTCACCTGTTCAACATGGTGCACTTCGCCATGGCGCAACAGGACATCCGCTACTACCTGAACGGCATGCTGCTGGTGTTCGAACCGGGCCGCGTGCGCGCCGTCGCCACCGATGGCCACCGCCTGGCGCACTGCTCGACGGAAGCCGACGGCATCAGCGAACGCCATGAAGTGATCGTGCCGCGCAAGACCGTGCTGGAAATGCAGCGCCTGCTGGAAGACTCCGACGAGCCGGTTTCCATCGACGTGGCGCCGGGCCAGATCCGCTTCCGCTTCGGCGACGTGGAACTGGTGTCCAAGCTGGTCGAAGGCAAGTTCCCCGATTTCACCCGCGTGATCCCGACGAACTACACGCGCCATTTCCTGGTCAACCGCGAAGCGCTCCAGGGCAGCCTGCAGCGCGCCGCCATCCTGACCACCGACAAGTTCAAGGGCGTGCGCCTGCAACTGGCGCAGAACCAGATGAAGATCTCGTCTTCCAACGCCGAGCAGGAAGAGGCGCAGGAAGAAATCGACATCGACTACGGCCATGAAGCGCTGGATGTGGGCTTTAACGTCGGCTACCTGCTCGACGTGCTGGCCAACGTCAAGGTGGACAACATCCAGTGGTCGGTCATGCCCGATGCCAACGCGTCGGCGCTCATCACCTTGCCCGAAGACGACCAGTTCAAGTACGTCGTCATGCCCATGCGGATCTGA